In the genome of Tautonia rosea, the window CCGTCAGGACAAGCATGGTCACGAGCGTGACGCCGATGACCACCTCGTCGCTGGTCGGTTTTCTCCAGCCGAGGCGAAGCTGTCTGAGGCTGGCCGCCATCCGCCCGCCGGCGAGCAACCAGAAGCCGAGAGGAACCTTCACGCTCATGGCAATCACATAATAATACCACCAGCCTTGCATTCGACGTTCCCCAAGCAGGTAGCTGACTCCTCCGGAGCGCTGGTGGAGCATCTGGATACCCAGGGCGACGTAATCTTGCGGCCATTTCCGCTCGCTGAGCCAGACGAGCCAGGGGTCAACCCTCGGACCGAACCGGCCGTCGAGTGCCGGGTGCGAGGCTCCGACTCGGGCCGAGGGGCTGATGGTGGCGAATCCGGTGATGATCAGGTCGGTGGCGAGGAGGACGATGCCGAAGATCATCATCCCGCCGCCCACTTTCGTCACCAGACGGATCGGCCGGCGATCTCCTAACAATAGGCGATCAGTGACCCAGGCCAGGGCGAGAATTGGTGGGAGGAGGATTGTGGTGAACTTGCAGGAGAAGGCGACCCCAGCGGCGACGGCCGATCCCAGGAACATGCGACGATCACCTGATTCCAGGAATCGCGCGAAGAGCAGGCTTGCCACGATCCAGAACAGGAGCAACGGTAGCTCCATGGTGATGAGGCCGCCGTGGGCGAGCAGATTTGGGCTGAAGGCGAAGATCAGGGCGGCCATTGCGGCGGCGTTCGGACCGTAAACGCGTCTGGCCCAGAACGCGGTGACGAGAAACGCAGCGAGCCAGATCCAGAGGGCTCCGAGTCGGAGGACCGGCAGCAAGGCAGCCTGATGGGTGATCGGGTCGTCGATCCAGTCCCCTCGGCCGATCAGGTCGAGCACCCAGAGGGTGGGGGCTTGCTGGAGCCTGAGGAAGGTCATCGGCGATCCCATCCGGCCGATCGTTTCCAGATCGCCTGTGCGCCACCAATGGGCGGCCAGCTCCAGGTATGCGACCTCGTCGTAGGTGGCCGAGGTTTGTCCGAGGCCATGAATCAAGAGTCCCAGGCCGAGGGCGGCCGCCATCAGGCAGACCCCGATCCAGGCCCAGTTGCGAACGGTCAAACAGTCGTACGGTGGTCTCATCACGTCGGGCATCCTGCCTACGGTGGCTTCCTCACCTCACCACTCGAAGACTCGACTGGATCGTTCCAGATCGCGTAACTCATTGAGGTCCGGGACCAGCGACTGCTCCCCTCGGACCCGACGCAAGACGTGGTCGATCAACAGGGAGGTCGCCGACCCGCCAGGGATCGGCTCTCGGACAAGGTCCTTTCCAAGGGACCACTGCAAGCGTCCTGATCGGTCGATCCAGGCCCGCCCGCGCTCGGTTTCAAGGCGAAGCCTGACTCCTTCCGTGGCTCCCTCGGAGTCGGATGTCCCAGAGACGAGGCTGAGCCGAGCCGTTGCCCCCCCGGAAAAGGCGATCGAAACGACCCGGACTCGACGGTCTGGTCGATCGGATCGGCGGACGAGTCTCGCGTCGCGGGGATTCGCCTGGACGAGGGCCCGGCAGCGGTCGATCAGACCGATGGCGGCATCGGCAAGAGACGAGCGATTGACGTCGGTTGAGGATGCGTTCGATCCGTCGACGAGCCCTTTGACCAGGACCCGACGAGCCGGTCCCAGTTCGGTGGCGAGCAGCTCGCGCAAGCGAAGCATCTCCGGCGCGAAGCGGCCGGTCAACTCGGTCATCACGAGGGGAGGCTGGTTGGTGGAGGTTTGGTTCAATCGGCTCAGCTCGTCGAGCGTTGCGAGGTGGCCGGCGGCGGAAAAGACGGGCTTGCCTCGATCGATCGCGACCCGGAGCGGCCAGGGGCCAAACCACAGAGGATCGAGCAGGAAGACGACCTCGACATCAGGACGTTCGATCAGCAGGGTCAAGCCCTCGACCGCGTCGCATCCGATCCGGTCGGCCTCGGCCTCGGCGCGGTGGGCCACGGCATCGCAGACGGCCACGACCCGAGCCCTTCCTCCGGGACGAACCAGGGCAGACCGGTAGCGTTCGGTCCATTGGCGGCCGAGGCCGATGATTCCGATCCGGACTTCGTTCGTCACGCCCGACTCGCTCAACGCTCCTGCTCCTGTCGTCAACGCGTCCTGGGTGGGCCGATTATTGCCGGGAATGGCTCATTCGCCTAGTCGGACTCGGGACTCGCTCATTCAATCCATGTTGGAAGAATTCGGAGGGAGGCCACGGATCGTATTTGCTGGCCGTCGAAGAATTCCGTAAAATGAGTCTTTGATCCGCCAATCCTTGTTGCCTGGCGAACGTTCAAGGCCTTCGATCCGTATTCTTCTCAAAGAGCACGGGTCTGGAATGCTCGACGATCCGGTGCGGCGAGGATAAACTTCCTGCACGATTCCCCCCTTGATTGGTTCGTGCTCGCCCGCCCCCGCGTTCCCCCCTTTGGTTTGCTCGTTCTGCCGACCATCGCGCGCCCCCCGCCAGGCACCGAGAGCCAGGTGACGAGACTATGGCAACCGTGTCCAAGAAGCCGTCCTCCCCATCGCCGAAGCCCCGAGGCCAGAAGAAGGACGGGTCGGATCGCAGCGATGAAGGCCCGATCCTCCGCGCCTTCAATGCGATTTACCGCTTCCTCGCCTCGTTGAAACTGGCGATTTTCAGCCTTTCCACGCTGGTGATCGTCCTGACGATTGGCATGTTCTACGAGCGAAGCTACGGCAACGCCGCGCTTCAGCAGTATTTTTACCGGACCTGGTGGTTCGGTCTCTTGCTGGCCATGCTCGGGATCAACATTCTGTGCGCAGCCACCATCCGGTTCCCCTGGAAAAAGCGGCAGACGGGATTCGTCGTGACCCATGCGGGTCTGCTCGTGGTGCTGGTCGGGTCGTGGTTCAGTTTCCGGACTGGCGACGAGGGTCAGGTTGCGATGTCCGAGGGAGATTCCTCGACCGCCCTGGTTCGGATCAACGACTATACCCTGCGAGTGCAGTCGGTCGATGAGGCTTCGCAGCGCAGCGTCCAGTCCTTGCTCCGAGATATCTTTACGGAAATTTCGAAGGATCACGAGCACAGCGAAGGAGCCGAGGACGAAGGGTTTCACAACCTGCAAGATCAGATCGCCCGCCTGAGTCGCGATCCGG includes:
- a CDS encoding Gfo/Idh/MocA family protein produces the protein MSESGVTNEVRIGIIGLGRQWTERYRSALVRPGGRARVVAVCDAVAHRAEAEADRIGCDAVEGLTLLIERPDVEVVFLLDPLWFGPWPLRVAIDRGKPVFSAAGHLATLDELSRLNQTSTNQPPLVMTELTGRFAPEMLRLRELLATELGPARRVLVKGLVDGSNASSTDVNRSSLADAAIGLIDRCRALVQANPRDARLVRRSDRPDRRVRVVSIAFSGGATARLSLVSGTSDSEGATEGVRLRLETERGRAWIDRSGRLQWSLGKDLVREPIPGGSATSLLIDHVLRRVRGEQSLVPDLNELRDLERSSRVFEW
- a CDS encoding ArnT family glycosyltransferase; protein product: MRPPYDCLTVRNWAWIGVCLMAAALGLGLLIHGLGQTSATYDEVAYLELAAHWWRTGDLETIGRMGSPMTFLRLQQAPTLWVLDLIGRGDWIDDPITHQAALLPVLRLGALWIWLAAFLVTAFWARRVYGPNAAAMAALIFAFSPNLLAHGGLITMELPLLLFWIVASLLFARFLESGDRRMFLGSAVAAGVAFSCKFTTILLPPILALAWVTDRLLLGDRRPIRLVTKVGGGMMIFGIVLLATDLIITGFATISPSARVGASHPALDGRFGPRVDPWLVWLSERKWPQDYVALGIQMLHQRSGGVSYLLGERRMQGWWYYYVIAMSVKVPLGFWLLAGGRMAASLRQLRLGWRKPTSDEVVIGVTLVTMLVLTALGSKRNYGLRYLLPLAPLAIVWVSKLAESARPWRKLAAIGLIGQVVAVASIHPYELSYFNILGGGPVGGRHILADSNLDWGQGARSLARIQHEEPIYHDLTTYYFGDTDPAYYGVIGTRHIIDAGAIQPNLPDRFAPSTRFVAVSASLQHGPWGPDDYFRVLDEIVPDRLTDDGTIAIYRIDAIRTERETSGSEEVATAGQSVLQPIGKLGDVLHDTRGIGLIGHFGGEVANHNVVLLPAQNLDGKVSLNRHGVELQQGRAVSMVGRTTDRDEGNHRPPIAVRPDITDVDRLPTIGRHGHNQPVAVPGRVDLITTP